The segment GCGAGGAGACCGCCCAGATCGAGAGCCTCGAGGGCAAGAAGGGCCAGCCGCGCCTGAAGCCGCCCTTCCCGGCGGGCGCGGGCCTCTACGGCTGCCCGACCACGGTCAACAACGTCGAATCGATCGCGGTGGCGCCGACCATCCTGCGGCGCGGCGCGGCGTGGTTCGCCGGCATCGGCCGCGAGGGCAACAAGGGCACCAAGCTCTTCCAGATCTCGGGCCATGTGAACAAGCCGTGCGTCGTCGAGGAGGCGATGGGCATCCCGTTCCGCGAGCTGATCGACCGCCACGCCGGCGGCATCCGCGGCGGCTGGGACAATCTGCTCGCGGTGATCCCGGGCGGCTCGTCGGTGCCGCTGGTCCCGGCTGCGCAGATCATGGACGCGCCGATGGACTTCGACGGGCTCAAGGCGCTCGGCTCGGGCCTCGGCACCGCCGCCGTGATCGTCATGGACAAGTCGACCGACATCGTCCGCGCGATCAGCCGGCTCAGCTATTTCTACAAGCATGAGAGCTGCGGCCAGTGCACGCCGTGCCGCGAGGGCACCGGCTGGATGTGGCGCGTGATGGAGCGGCTGCGCACCGGCGAGGCGCGCATCGACGAGATCGACACGCTGCTCGACGTCACCAAGCAGGTCGAGGGTCACACCATCTGCGCCCTGGGCGATGCGGCCGCCTGGCCGATCCAGGGCCTGTTGCGTCATTTCCGCCCCGAGGTGGAGCGCCGGATCCGGGAGCGCGGCAACGACGGCGCGATGATGGAGGCAGCCGAATGAGGACGCGCATCCTGACCGCCCTGCTCGCCGTCGCCGTGGCGGCGCCGGCGATCGCCAATGATCCGCCGCTCGGCTCGCGCCTCGGCGAACGCCTCAAGCGGGGCGAGTCCCGCGACAATTACGACGCGCTGCGCTCGGCCCACCGGTTGGCCGAGTGCCTCTATTTCAAGCGCGGTTCGGACGTGATCGGCGCGCTGACCGCGCTGTCCGAGGCGGACCAGAAGCGCTACCAGCGCAACCTGAGCCAGAGCGTCGAGTGCCGCAACGCGACGCTGGTCGACTCGCCGCGCCTCGAAGGCGTCTCGATCCAGGCGCCGGCCGACGTGCTGCGCGGCATGATGGCCGAAGCGGTGCTCGACAAGACCACCAAGGACGAGGTGCTGCAGCCGCTGCCCGCCGCGACCGGCGCCGCCTATCAGCGCGACTGGTTCGCGATCACCGGGCGCGACCGGACCGTCGACGAGATGGCGGTCTGCACCGCGGAGCAGAACCCGGCCGGCATCCGCGACCTGCTCGCGACCAAGCCCGAGAGCGCCGAGGAGCTGGCCGCCGTCAAGGCGGTGGGCGCGACGCTGGGCCCGTGCCTGCCGCAGGGCGCCACGCTCAAGGCCAACCGCCAGTCGCTCCGCGCGGCGCTGGCCGAAGCGCTTTTCCATCGGGCCACGGGGCCGGTGGTGGCCGCACAGTGAAGACCGTGGAGACATCCCGGGCGCTGCGTCTGGCGACGACGGCGATGGCGGTGGCCGCCGTCGTGCCGCCCGCCATCGGCGCGGCGCAGCGCGTCGGCATGTCCCAGGAGCAATCCCAGCGTTCGACGCGGGCCTTCGTGCAATGCATGGTGGCCAACCGGAAGCAGCTTTCGGAACAATATCTGGGCGCGACCGAGCCGGCCGACTTCGCCAAGTGGCGCGATCGGCTGTGGGACAATGTCCGTTGCAACCTGCCCGGCTTTCCCGGCACCGGAAGCGGTTTCCGGAGCTTCACGATGCCGATCGACGTGGAGCGGGGACTGGTCGCCGAGCAGCTCATCCTCACCGGCCGCGTGACGCCGCCGACCGAGCCGGCCAAGCCCGCCACGCCCGCGCCCTACCAGCCCCGCTGGGCGGCGGTGACGGGCCGGGCCCCGGCCGTCGACGAGATGGCGGATTGCGTCGCGGCAAACGATCCCGGCGGCGTGGTCGCCTTGTTGCGGAGCGACGCCGACAGCGACGCCGAGAAGGCCGCCTTCGCGGCGCTGGGCGAGAAATTCGGGCAATGCCTGGTGAGCGGCGCGACGCTCAAGGCCAATCGTCTTTCGATGCGCGCGGCGCTCGCCGAGGCGCTCTACCAACGGGCGGCGTCGCCCGCATTCAATAGTACCGCAGGAATTCAGTAATGCCGAAGCTCACCGTAGACGGGATCGAAGTCGAAGTCCCCGCCGGCGCCACGGTGCTCCAGGCCTGCGAAGCCGCGGGCAAGGAGATTCCGCGGTTCTGCTATCATGAGCGGCTGTCGATCGCCGGCAATTGCCGCATGTGCCTGGTCGAGGTGAAGCCCGGGCCGCCCAAGCCGCAGGCGTCGTGCGCGCTGCCCGCCGCCGACAAGCAGGAGGTGTTCACCCAGTCGCCGATGGTCAAGAAGGCGCGCGAGGGGGTGATGGAGTTCCTGCTCATCAACCATCCGCTCGATTGCCCGATCTGCGACCAGGGCGGCGAGTGCGACCTGCAGGACCAGTCGGTCGCCTATGGCAAGGGGCAGAGCCGCTTCATCGAGAACAAGCGCGCCGTCACCGACAAATATATGGGCCCGATCGTCAAGACGACGATGACCCGCTGCATCCAGTGCACCCGCTGCGTCCGCTTCGCCGAGGAGGTGTCGGGGATCGAGGAGATCGGCGCGATCCATCGCGGCGAGAATATGCAGATCACCTCCTATCTCGAACAGGCGGTGACCAGCGAGCTGTCGGGCAACGTCGTCGACCTGTGCCCGGTCGGCGCGCTGACGAGCAAGCCCTATGCGTTCGAGGCGCGGCCCTGGGAGCTCAAGAAGACCCCCGGCATCGACGTGATGGACGCGGTCGGCACCAATGTCCGCTTCGACAGCCGCGGCCGCCAGGTGCTGCGCGTGCTGCCGCGGATCAACGAGGACGTGAACGAGGAATGGGCGTCGGACAAGACGCGCCACGCCGTTGACGGCCTGGTCCGCCGCCGCCTCGACAAGCCGTTCGTCCGCCGCAAGGGCAAGCTGGTCGAGGCGAGCTGGCAGGAGGCCTTCGCCGCGATCAAGGCCGCCAAGGCGGGCAGCTCGGTCGCCGCGATCGCGGGCGACCAGCTCGACTGCGAGACGATGTACGCCGCCAAGGCGCTGCTCGCGGCGATGGGGTCGACCCTGCTCGAAGGCCGCCAGACCGGCATGGACTATGACGTGTCGAGCCTCGCCGCGGTCAATTTCAACAGCACGATCGCCGGCGTCGAGACCGCCGACGCGATCCTGCTGGTCGGCAGCAACCTCCGCTGGGAGGCGCCGCTGATCAACACCCGCGTCCGCAAGGCGGTGAAGCGCGGCGCCAGGGTCTTCGCGATCGGCGAGGAGGTGAACCTCACCTATCCGGCGCAGTGGCTCGGCAACGACCTCGGCCTGCTCGGCAAGCTGCCCGAGGCGGTGACCGCGGCCTTCGCCGGGGCCGAGCGCCCGGCGCTGATCGTCGGCGGCGGCGCGCTCAAGGCGGGCGCGCAGGGCGCGACGCTGGCGCTGGTCAAGCCGCTCGGGCTGATCAGGGACGGCTGGAACGGCTACAATGTCGCCCATCTCGCCGCCGCGCGGATGGGCGGGCTGATGCTCGGCTATGCGCAGAAGGGCGGGATCGCCGACATCGTCGCGGCCGCGCCGAAGCTGCTCTTCCTGCTCGGCGCCGACGACGTCGACCTGACCGCGTTCGACAAGAGCCTCAAGGTCTATGTCGGCCATCATGGCGATGCCGGCGCGGCCGGAGCCGACGTGGTGCTGCCCGGCGCCGCCTATACCGAGAAGCCCGGCACCTATGTGAACACCGAGGGCCGCGTCCAGTTCGGCGACCGCGCCGTCTTCCCGCCGGGCGACGCCCGCGAGGACTGGGCGATCCTGCGCGCGCTGAGCGAGGTGCTCGGCCACAAGCTGCCGTTCGACAGCCTCGACCAGCTCCGCGCCGCGATGACGGCCGAGGTGCCGGCGCTCGGCACCGGCGGCCTCGCCGGCTATGCCTGGTCCGCGCCGAAGCTGCCGGCCAAGGCCTCGGGCCCGGTCGGCTATCCGATCAAGGACTTCTACCTCACCAACCCGATCGCCCGCGCCAGCGACACGATGCAGCGCTGCTCGGCCGAACTCCTCCATGGGCAGAGCTTCGCGGAGGCCGCCGAATGACCGCGCTGTTCCAGAGCTGGGGCCTGCCCTACGACTGGGCCTGGTTCGTCTCGACCATCATCGGCATCCTCGTCATCGCGCTGCCGCTGATGCTCGCGGTGGCGATGATCATCTACGCCGATCGCAAGATCTGGGCGGCGATGGCGCTGCGCCGCGGCCCGAACGTCGTCGGGCCCTGGGGCCTGCTGCAGAGCTTCGCCGACGGCGCCAAGGTGTTCCTCCAGGAGACCATCATCCCGGCCGCCGCGAACAAGGGCCTGTTCCTGCTCGCGCCGATCATCACCTTCACGGTCGCGCTGATCGTCTGGGCGGTGATCCCGTTCGCGCCGGGCGTGGTGCTCGCCGACATCAACATCGGCCTGCTCTACGTGCTCGCCGCCTCGTCGATCGGCGTCTATGGCGTGATCATCGCGGGCTGGGCGTCCAACTCCAAATATCCCTTCTACTCGGCGCTCCGTGCGGCCGCGCAGATGGTCAGCTATGAGGTCTCGATCGGCTTCGTGCTGATCTCGGTCGTGCTGTGGACCGGCAGCTTCAACATGTCGGCGATCGTCGAGGGGCAGCGCGCCCACATCTTCGGCTTCATCAACGGCTACGGCTTCAACCCGCTGCTCTTCCCGATGGCGGTGGTGTTCCTGATCTCGGCGATGGCGGAGACCGCGCGCACCCCGTTCGACCTGACCGAGGCCGAATCGGAGCTCGTCGCCGGCTACCAGACCGAATATTCGTCGATGTCGTTCGCGCTCTACTGGCTCGGCGAATATGCCAACGTTATCCTGATGTGCGGCCTCAACGCGATCCTGTTCTGGGGCGGCTGGCTGCCCCCGGTCGACTGGGCGCCGCTCTACATGGTGCCGGGCATCATCTGGTTCTTCGCCAAGCTGCTGTTCTTCTTCTTCGTCTTCTCCTGGGTGAAGGCGACGGTCCCGCGCTACCGCTACGACCAGCTCATGCGGCTGGGGTGGAAGGTCTTCCTGCCGCTGTCGCTGTTCTGGGTGTTCCTCGTTTCGGGGTGGCTGATGCTCACCCGCTATGGAGTCTGAGATGAGCCTCGGGCACATCATCAAGTCGTTCACGCTCTGGGAGTTCGTGAAGGCGCACTGGCTGACCCTGAAATATTTCTTCAGGGCCAAGGCGACGATCAACTACCCGTTCGAGAAGAACCCGCTGTCGCCCCGCTTCCGCGGCGAGCATGCGCTGCGCCGCTATCCGAACGGCGAGGAGCGCTGCATCGCGTGCAAGCTGTGCGAGGCGGTGTGCCCGGCGCAGGCGATCACGATCGAGGCCGAGCCGCGCGACGACGGCTCGCGCCGCACCACCCGCTACGACATCGACATGACCAAGTGCATCTTCTGCGGCTTCTGCCAGGAAGCCTGCCCGGTCGACGCGATCGTCGAGGGACCCAATTTCGAATATTCGACCGAAACCCGCGAAGAGCTCATCTACGACAAGGCCAAGCTGCTCGCCAATGGCGACCGCTGGGAGCCGGCGATCGCCGCCAACCTTGCCGCCGATGCGCCCTACCGGTAAGCGCCAGCCGTTCGCGAAGGGGCACTGAGAAAGCCGTGATCCAGACCATAGCCTTCTATCTGTTCGCCGCGCTGGTGGTTGCCTCGGGCACGCTCACCATCCTGGCGCGCAATCCGGTGCACAGCGTGCTGTGGCTCATCCTCGCCTTCTTCAACGCGGCGGGCCTGATGATCCTGGTCGGTGCCGAGTTCATCGCGATGCTGCTCGTCATCGTCTATGTCGGCGCGGTCGCGGTGCTGTTCCTGTTCGTCGTGATGATGCTCGACATCGACTTCGCCGAGCTGCGCGCGGGCTTCGCGCAATATCTGCCGTTCGGCATATTGCTCGTGCTGGTGCTCGCCGCCGAGATGATCTTCGCGATCGGCGCGTGGAAGGCGGGCGGCATCGACATGGGCGCGCGCATCGCGCCGACCCCGTCGGAGGTGCCCAACATCGAGGCGATCGGCACGCTGATCTACACGCGCTACCTCTACATCTTCGAGGGCGCGGGCCTGATCCTGCTCGTCGCGCTGGTCGGCGCGATCGTCCTCACCCACCGCACGCGGGGCGGCGTCAAGACGCAGAACGTCACCGCGCAGAACATGCGGCGGCCCGAGGACGCGACCCGCAACGTCAAGCCGGCCGTCGGCCAGGGGGTGGAGCTGTGATGACGACCTTCAAAATCCTCCCTGCGCACAGCGCGGGGAGGGGGAGCAGCCGCAGGCTGGTGGAGGGGCGCCGCGCCAGCGGCGTCTTCGTCGCCGCCCCCTCCACCGCACTACGTGCGGTCCCCCTCCCCATGCTGCGCATAGGGAGGATTTAAGAGATGATCGGCCTGCAACATTATCTGGTCGTCTCGGCGATCCTGTTCGTGATGGGGGTGTTCGGCATCTTCCTCAACCGGAAGAACGTCATCATCATCCTGATGGCGATCGAGCTGATCCTGCTGTCGGTGAACATCAACCTCGTCGCCTTCTCCGCCTATCTGGGCGACCTGGTCGGCCAGGTCTTCGCGATGTTCGTGCTGACGGTCGCCGCCGGCGAGGCCGCGATCGGCCTGGCCATCCTCGTCATCTATTTCCGTGGCCGCGGCACCATCGCGGTCGACGACATCAACCGGATGAAGGGGTGATCGTTCGGTGATTACCGCAAT is part of the Rhizorhabdus wittichii RW1 genome and harbors:
- a CDS encoding NADH-quinone oxidoreductase, F subunit (TIGRFAM: NADH-quinone oxidoreductase, F subunit~PFAM: Respiratory-chain NADH dehydrogenase domain, 51 kDa subunit); translated protein: MLDDKDRIFTNVYGFQPWNLEAARKRGDWDDTKALLARGPDQIIEDIKASGLRGRGGAGFPTGMKWSFMPKEPKPGRPSFLVINADESEPGSCKDREIIRHDPHKLIEGALVAGFAMRARAAYIYIRGEFIYEAKVLFAAVEEAYAAGLLGKNAAGSGYDFDVFVHRGAGAYICGEETAQIESLEGKKGQPRLKPPFPAGAGLYGCPTTVNNVESIAVAPTILRRGAAWFAGIGREGNKGTKLFQISGHVNKPCVVEEAMGIPFRELIDRHAGGIRGGWDNLLAVIPGGSSVPLVPAAQIMDAPMDFDGLKALGSGLGTAAVIVMDKSTDIVRAISRLSYFYKHESCGQCTPCREGTGWMWRVMERLRTGEARIDEIDTLLDVTKQVEGHTICALGDAAAWPIQGLLRHFRPEVERRIRERGNDGAMMEAAE
- a CDS encoding NADH-quinone oxidoreductase, chain G (TIGRFAM: NADH-quinone oxidoreductase, chain G~PFAM: ferredoxin; molybdopterin oxidoreductase; NADH-quinone oxidoreductase, chain G-like); translated protein: MPKLTVDGIEVEVPAGATVLQACEAAGKEIPRFCYHERLSIAGNCRMCLVEVKPGPPKPQASCALPAADKQEVFTQSPMVKKAREGVMEFLLINHPLDCPICDQGGECDLQDQSVAYGKGQSRFIENKRAVTDKYMGPIVKTTMTRCIQCTRCVRFAEEVSGIEEIGAIHRGENMQITSYLEQAVTSELSGNVVDLCPVGALTSKPYAFEARPWELKKTPGIDVMDAVGTNVRFDSRGRQVLRVLPRINEDVNEEWASDKTRHAVDGLVRRRLDKPFVRRKGKLVEASWQEAFAAIKAAKAGSSVAAIAGDQLDCETMYAAKALLAAMGSTLLEGRQTGMDYDVSSLAAVNFNSTIAGVETADAILLVGSNLRWEAPLINTRVRKAVKRGARVFAIGEEVNLTYPAQWLGNDLGLLGKLPEAVTAAFAGAERPALIVGGGALKAGAQGATLALVKPLGLIRDGWNGYNVAHLAAARMGGLMLGYAQKGGIADIVAAAPKLLFLLGADDVDLTAFDKSLKVYVGHHGDAGAAGADVVLPGAAYTEKPGTYVNTEGRVQFGDRAVFPPGDAREDWAILRALSEVLGHKLPFDSLDQLRAAMTAEVPALGTGGLAGYAWSAPKLPAKASGPVGYPIKDFYLTNPIARASDTMQRCSAELLHGQSFAEAAE
- a CDS encoding NADH dehydrogenase (quinone) (PFAM: respiratory-chain NADH dehydrogenase, subunit 1), whose translation is MTALFQSWGLPYDWAWFVSTIIGILVIALPLMLAVAMIIYADRKIWAAMALRRGPNVVGPWGLLQSFADGAKVFLQETIIPAAANKGLFLLAPIITFTVALIVWAVIPFAPGVVLADINIGLLYVLAASSIGVYGVIIAGWASNSKYPFYSALRAAAQMVSYEVSIGFVLISVVLWTGSFNMSAIVEGQRAHIFGFINGYGFNPLLFPMAVVFLISAMAETARTPFDLTEAESELVAGYQTEYSSMSFALYWLGEYANVILMCGLNAILFWGGWLPPVDWAPLYMVPGIIWFFAKLLFFFFVFSWVKATVPRYRYDQLMRLGWKVFLPLSLFWVFLVSGWLMLTRYGV
- a CDS encoding NADH-quinone oxidoreductase, chain I (TIGRFAM: NADH-quinone oxidoreductase, chain I~PFAM: 4Fe-4S ferredoxin, iron-sulfur binding domain protein); this translates as MSLGHIIKSFTLWEFVKAHWLTLKYFFRAKATINYPFEKNPLSPRFRGEHALRRYPNGEERCIACKLCEAVCPAQAITIEAEPRDDGSRRTTRYDIDMTKCIFCGFCQEACPVDAIVEGPNFEYSTETREELIYDKAKLLANGDRWEPAIAANLAADAPYR
- a CDS encoding NADH-ubiquinone/plastoquinone oxidoreductase, chain 6 (PFAM: NADH-ubiquinone/plastoquinone oxidoreductase, chain 6), with amino-acid sequence MIQTIAFYLFAALVVASGTLTILARNPVHSVLWLILAFFNAAGLMILVGAEFIAMLLVIVYVGAVAVLFLFVVMMLDIDFAELRAGFAQYLPFGILLVLVLAAEMIFAIGAWKAGGIDMGARIAPTPSEVPNIEAIGTLIYTRYLYIFEGAGLILLVALVGAIVLTHRTRGGVKTQNVTAQNMRRPEDATRNVKPAVGQGVEL
- a CDS encoding NADH-ubiquinone oxidoreductase, chain 4L (PFAM: NADH-ubiquinone oxidoreductase, chain 4L); translated protein: MIGLQHYLVVSAILFVMGVFGIFLNRKNVIIILMAIELILLSVNINLVAFSAYLGDLVGQVFAMFVLTVAAGEAAIGLAILVIYFRGRGTIAVDDINRMKG